A window from Zingiber officinale cultivar Zhangliang chromosome 7A, Zo_v1.1, whole genome shotgun sequence encodes these proteins:
- the LOC122002084 gene encoding putative UDP-rhamnose:rhamnosyltransferase 1, which yields MADHGNGDSLHIAVFPWLAFGHMLPFLRLSKSLAKRRHRVSFLSTPRNIARLPKLPPDVAPFIDFVPLPLPPVDNLPLDAESTNDLLPDQVQYLKKALDGLQSPFACFLRSTKPDWVIIDFCQHWAPDIAAELNVPCAYFSIFRASTLFIFSDKITRPTSLLTPEEFTKLPESVPFPTTLALRLHEAKGVIWAYRANASGISDMQRITSVLKASNLVAFRSCFEHESSWLSLFATRFCAADVVPVGLLPTPEDELASNAEAQSSSAATILRWLSEQLPRSVVYVAIGSEATLSAEQERELASGLELSAVPFLWAVRKPSGSGAGGGGGARRHHHGMVIEGWVPQLEILRHNSVGAFLTHCGYSSVIEGLQFGLPLVMLPLMVDTGLIARWCVEMKVGEEVARNEADGSFTGEDVAVAIRKVMVEEEVGKAFRSNSEKQREVFADTKLHESYVDSFIQRLRSKGDYNINLHELQARSSQ from the coding sequence ATGGCGGATCACGGAAATGGAGATTCTCTCCACATCGCCGTCTTCCCCTGGCTCGCCTTCGGCCACATGCTCCCCTTTCTCCGCCTCTCCAAGTCGCTGGCCAAGCGCCGCCACCGCGTCTCCTTCCTCTCCACCCCGAGAAACATCGCCCGCCTCCCTAAACTCCCTCCCGATGTCGCACCGTTTATTGACTTCGTACCTTTACCTTTGCCGCCGGTCGACAACCTCCCGCTCGACGCCGAGTCCACAAATGACCTCCTTCCGGACCAAGTTCAGTATTTGAAGAAGGCGCTCGACGGACTGCAGAGTCCCTTCGCGTGCTTCCTCCGGTCGACAAAACCAGACTGGGTGATCATCGACTTCTGCCAGCACTGGGCACCAGATATCGCTGCCGAGCTCAACGTCCCCTGTGCGTATTTCTCTATTTTTCGCGCCTCGACCTTGTTCATTTTTTCCGACAAGATCACCAGGCCGACATCGCTGCTGACCCCCGAGGAGTTCACCAAGCTGCCGGAAAGCGTCCCGTTTCCGACCACCCTCGCCCTCCGTCTCCACGAGGCGAAGGGGGTGATCTGGGCGTACCGAGCCAATGCCTCCGGCATCAGCGACATGCAACGCATCACCTCTGTCCTGAAAGCGAGCAACTTGGTCGCCTTCCGGAGCTGCTTCGAACATGAATCCTCTTGGCTATCGCTCTTCGCGACGCGATTTTGCGCCGCCGACGTCGTGCCGGTCGGCCTGCTGCCCACGCCGGAGGACGAACTAGCATCGAACGCCGAAGCGCAGTCGTCGTCGGCGGCGACCATCCTCCGGTGGCTGAGCGAGCAACTGCCGAGGAGCGTCGTCTACGTCGCGATAGGGAGCGAGGCGACACTGAGCGCAGAGCAGGAGCGCGAGCTGGCCTCAGGGTTGGAGCTCTCGGCGGTGCCGTTTCTTTGGGCAGTCAGAAAGCCGTCAGGCTCGGGAGCAGGCGGAGGCGGCGGCGCTCGGCGCCACCACCACGGGATGGTGATCGAAGGTTGGGTTCCGCAGCTGGAGATCCTCCGGCACAATTCTGTGGGGGCCTTCCTGACGCACTGCGGATACAGCTCGGTGATCGAGGGCCTCCAGTTCGGACTGCCGCTGGTGATGCTGCCGTTGATGGTCGACACTGGACTGATCGCTCGGTGGTGCGTGGAAATGAAGGTGGGAGAGGAGGTGGCGAGGAACGAGGCCGATGGGTCGTTCACTGGAGAAGACGTGGCGGTGGCTATAAGGAAGGTGATGGTGGAAGAGGAAGTAGGGAAGGCGTTCCGAAGCAACTCTGAGAAGCAACGGGAAGTCTTCGCCGACACGAAGCTCCACGAGTCCTACGTGGACAGTTTCATCCAACGACTGAGATCAAAAGGAGACTACAACATCAATCTCCATGAACTGCAAGCCAGAAGCTCTCAATAA